The nucleotide sequence TTATGATTATGTCAGGCTATTAATTGTCTCATAGACTAGTCAAGTgccccaattttggcactagcacCCAAATGTTAGTAAAGAGGACATTGCAGGGTCAGCAAGGCTGTTTTTGCCATTGCCCATTTGCAATGCCTACATTGAGATGGGATCATGATTAAAACAATTGTGTGGCTTGTAGGCCATTTctgaaggcagttgagagtcaaacaTATTGGCATGTTCTGGAtttacatgtaggtcagaccaggttaAGATGGccatatttcctttcttgaagggaATTAGTGGATTTTTCTCACAAGTGCCAGTTggttatggtcatcattagatttttaattctagaaattgtattgaattcaaattccactctctatcatggcaagatttgaacttGGATATCTGAAACATTTTTCTTTCTGGTATAAATGTCATTATTCCGCTTAAATAATAGACATTTATGCTTTCATGATAGCTTCCTTCTTCAGTTTTGGCAACTGGTGCTTGATTTTGTTTCTAATGTTCTCGGTCTTCATGACTTTGCAGCAATCAAAGTTATCATTTGGCTCCGTTTGCATGTGCTTTAACTTTCATTGCCCAAAGGTTACCATTATCCTAATGATTCTTCTCATTTACACAAGCAGCTTTTACAAACTTGCGACAAACACCAAGCTAGATTTGAATCTTGAAGTCAGTAAGTTGCATTCATTTAAATGGCATTCTCTATCATTTGACTTCACTGCAAGGTCCATCCATTACTGTTATCTTCTGGTCAATAATATTGGTAATTACCACCAGTTGGCTTGTAGACCATTGCGGCTGTCGACCAGCACTGTCTAACGGTATTATTATTGCCATCGCCACATGTTAGGCTTTCTCATAGCAAAGtataaatcagagtggtgctggaaaagcacatcaggtcaggcagcactacAACCCCCAGATCAtctcttcctgcctctattcctgatgaagggcttttgccagaaacctcgattttcatgctcctcagatgctgcttgacctgctgtgcttttccagcatcactctgatctaaactcgggtttccagcatctgcagtcctcacttttgcctttctcGTTCCAAGTACAATCCAAGtatgggttgggggaggggaaaatagGATATGAAAGCAGTGTTTTAATATATAAATAAAGGCTTTTCGACTTTCTGTTTCATTTTCGGCTGTTCTGGGGCAGCATTATTGAGACTTCTGCTTAAATACAACCAATCACCTGCCACATTTTTGGCAGCTGCGGTGGTCACCTAGGATCAACTTCAATGAAATACTGCCGGGATCTGTAAATAATCGAACCCAAATCGAAGCAAGATCGCCGACACGCCTTATTTCTTACCACTCCCCAAtgacagaagaaagtgaggtctgcagatgctggagatcagagctgaaaatgtgttgctggaaaagcgcagagggtcaggcagcatccaaggaacaggagattcgacgtttcgggcataagctgaagaagggcttatgcccgaaacgtcgaatctccttctccttggatgctgcctgacctgctgcgcttttccagcaacacattttcaactccccaATGAcactacacacaaaaaaaacagagTTGCTTGGATGGTTCCATATTAGAACAACTCATATGACAGTGTACGTGATGTAAGGAGATGGCGGACTGCCAACTCCGCCTATTTGTGACACAAACAAATCTTGAGTTTGTTATTGGGTTACACACAGAGTTCGATTTCACTTGTTGCTCTTTCTACGCAATAAACCATGTTCACTGCTCAAAAGTGGCAGCGAATTAAGTCTGGGTATCGTGGGCCTGAAGACTTCTACCCATTGAGACATGTCGGCATCCGTGAATGGGGCAGGGGCTTCACTCTCCCGGACTCCGCTGTCTTGGGTGGAAATATCGACGTTCTCCAACCGGGGAGGCATGCTGAGTTCTCCATCACAAATCTCATTCATGTCACCGATTCAAATGGAGCCCAAGGTATTCTCGACGATCAATGCTTGAAGAAAGCAAAGATAAAGCAGATTGGAGAAGAGCTCAAGGTTCTCTTCTCGTGGTGGAGCATCCAAGTCAGCCCGCAAGAAGTAGACAGGAAAAAGGAAGTTAAGAGAAATATTATTGACGAACAGCTGAGGCAAACCATCCAGGAGTCTCTACCccaaaatgtaaaatgtttgCGGGAAGACCTTTTGAAGCAATATATCAGCTCTCCCGCTTTCTTGGAACAATCCTATTACGGAAATTTCAAATTCACCTACAATATCAATGATCTAATCGGTGAATATAAAAAATCGGTTTGTCAGGGTAAAGATCCCGTGTTCAGCGTATTGGGAACTTTCAGATATAACATCGAAATCATGCACACCGTGGCAGTCCATCCTCCCGGGGTCAAAATATTTGAGCAATGCCCTCACCTCCCTTCTGAAGTGATTTCCCAGGAAGGTACCAAATGGGTCTGGAGACCAGAATCCACAGGTTCTGAAATCCGAGTGCTCAAGCAGAATGACAGTGGGAGCTGGTGGGTCGATGAGTGTTATCCAGACTGCCGGCGGTGGGAATTCGTGAGCTTTGCTTTCTACCTGCCAGATGAGAAACCGGAGTTCCCGGTCCGGCTGGAGTTCAAACACCTCACTGTCTGCGATATGGAGGAAAGTCAACGATTTCGGCCGCCTTATACGTACATGACCCGGGAAGAAGCGGAGAATTTCTATCAGTTATTGCGCTGCCGAAATAGACAGCTGTAAGCAGTCTTTATCTAAATATTATATTTCTGTCTATACCGGTTACATTGAATACTTTCACTTTTTTGGAAACGTGATAAATAATGTTGAATCTAAAATCTAATCGGGAATACAGGGAATTTGATTATGTCGCGCTCCATTTTGAGTTGATAGATTATGGATTAAGTGAATGACAATGTCGCCAATGAATGTATCTTCAATGAAATGGAGTACAAATAAACAAATATAATCTGATCTGTGCATTTTTTAAATATGTGACgtaaaaatgaatatttttgaaaaGCAGTGTTTGCTGACATTGGCAACGGTGGCAACTACGCATGTGCGCTAATCTGGAAACGCGCACCCTCACGATAAAAAATACTGCACTGTGGTGGGAGCAAAACCGGCGCTAACAATATGAAGGATCAAAAGTAAAAGGGACATCAACACGgtgaaaatattcagtgacttgcTAGCTACAGAGGATAGATTAACATTACTCTCCTTGTCAAAATCGTATGAGAAGGACTCGATATTCTAAATTTATAACGCAGAAAGAATCATGTTGTTAATTGGCAACTACTTGTTGCCATGTCACCCTCTGAATAGAGTCAAAGTTTAGGCTTGACAGATAATCCAACTGCAGTgtagactataagacatagggaCAGAaacaagctattcagcccatcgagtcagctctgccattcaaatagATGATAAGTCAAAAGAAATACTGGAATAGAtattggaatccaaagtagacaaacagacaaactggaagaacacagcaagcctggcaggatcaggaggttgagaagtcaatgtttcagttataacccttcttcaggaatggaggaggGGTTGGGGGGTGCGGGGAATGGTGAGGTGGCGATAGGTGAGCACAGATGTgttcgatgggaggaatgaatccggttggaaGCTGAAAGGAAGGGTCGGTAGGTgcaatggaagggaggaggcaggGCTGGAAAGAAGTCAAAGACTCGCAAGAAGTCAAAGAATCGTCGGCAGAGACATggtggaccaaagagcctgttctgccGTGGAATACGATCAATACCTCCTTCGTCGCAGGGACCTGGATAATGGTCAATGGATTAACAATTAGCTACAATAAAAGTCCCCTCTTCTTTCGGCTGCTCCTGTTTTACTTAAGGTTCTACACAATACTAGCTGATTCACTCTTATCTAACTCATCTTGTCAACCACATTGAAATTATATAGTATAACACCGCTTAGATCCATTATTCGCTATTGTGAAGAGTGACGGATTCATC is from Hemiscyllium ocellatum isolate sHemOce1 chromosome 22, sHemOce1.pat.X.cur, whole genome shotgun sequence and encodes:
- the LOC132826511 gene encoding uncharacterized protein LOC132826511 → MFTAQKWQRIKSGYRGPEDFYPLRHVGIREWGRGFTLPDSAVLGGNIDVLQPGRHAEFSITNLIHVTDSNGAQGILDDQCLKKAKIKQIGEELKVLFSWWSIQVSPQEVDRKKEVKRNIIDEQLRQTIQESLPQNVKCLREDLLKQYISSPAFLEQSYYGNFKFTYNINDLIGEYKKSVCQGKDPVFSVLGTFRYNIEIMHTVAVHPPGVKIFEQCPHLPSEVISQEGTKWVWRPESTGSEIRVLKQNDSGSWWVDECYPDCRRWEFVSFAFYLPDEKPEFPVRLEFKHLTVCDMEESQRFRPPYTYMTREEAENFYQLLRCRNRQL